The following are encoded together in the Sediminitomix flava genome:
- a CDS encoding polyprenyl synthetase family protein gives MFEIKSEINRLNEEIAKLELGNRPAELYDPLYYILSLGGKRLRPLVALLGCYAFDDDYKKATMPALAVEIFHNFSLIHDDIMDNAPLRRGKATVHEKWNPNIAILSGDVMLVRAYDLLLESPSDKLKEIIKLFNTCAAEVCEGQQLDMNFEDRETVSEAEYIEMIKLKTAVLVGFAFELGALIGNATEQEAKTLRDFGVNLGIGFQLQDDLLDVFGEQAKVGKQIGGDILENKKTYMLLKAIELAEGKDKEDLQFWLEQKEYDKDEKVKAVTAIYENLGIRQLAGQKMEEYYQLAFQKLDELNLPSEKRELIISFANWLIKRDK, from the coding sequence ATGTTTGAAATAAAGTCAGAGATAAATCGACTTAACGAAGAGATAGCGAAGCTTGAACTAGGAAACCGTCCTGCCGAGCTTTATGATCCGCTTTACTATATTCTCTCTTTAGGAGGGAAAAGACTAAGACCTTTGGTAGCATTATTGGGCTGCTATGCCTTTGATGATGATTATAAAAAGGCTACCATGCCTGCTTTGGCTGTAGAAATTTTCCATAATTTCAGTCTGATTCATGATGATATTATGGACAATGCTCCTCTTCGTAGAGGAAAAGCTACAGTACACGAAAAATGGAATCCGAATATTGCGATCCTTTCGGGAGATGTAATGCTTGTAAGAGCTTACGATTTACTCCTAGAAAGCCCTTCTGACAAACTGAAGGAAATTATCAAACTTTTCAATACTTGTGCAGCCGAAGTTTGTGAAGGTCAACAACTCGACATGAACTTTGAAGATAGAGAAACTGTCTCTGAAGCTGAATACATTGAGATGATTAAGCTTAAAACAGCTGTTCTAGTAGGTTTTGCTTTCGAACTTGGCGCATTGATCGGGAATGCTACAGAACAAGAAGCTAAAACATTAAGAGATTTTGGTGTAAACCTTGGTATTGGTTTCCAGCTTCAAGATGATCTTTTAGATGTTTTTGGAGAGCAAGCAAAAGTAGGAAAGCAGATTGGTGGAGATATTCTTGAAAACAAGAAAACGTATATGCTCCTAAAAGCGATCGAACTTGCCGAAGGAAAAGACAAAGAGGATTTACAGTTTTGGCTTGAGCAAAAAGAATATGACAAGGATGAAAAGGTAAAAGCTGTAACTGCTATTTATGAAAACCTTGGTATTCGTCAGCTTGCTGGTCAAAAAATGGAAGAATATTACCAATTGGCATTCCAAAAGTTAGATGAATTAAACCTTCCATCAGAAAAGCGTGAACTCATCATTTCTTTTGCAAATTGGCTCATAAAAAGGGATAAATAG
- a CDS encoding agmatine deiminase family protein: MNIKRRLPAEWEAQDAVQLTLPHADTDWADDMENVKACFQKIAYEISSRQKLIAVCTDLDEAKEWLKECPQENIIYQHIPSNDSWARDHGAITIQENGELKLLDFTFNGWGLKFASDKDNQISQQLLDNGVFNVPMHTTGFVLEGGGIESDGEDTLMTTAHCIYSYNRNAGKTEEEILSMMKEYFGSEQILVLENGYLAGDDTDSHIDTLARFCPNNTIAYVQCTDETDEHFEALQKMEAELKTFKNLNGEAYRLVALPMAPKRFKPEEGYRLPSTYANFLIINGAVLLPVYGDEELDQKAITALEDCFPEHEIVAINCEALIRQHGSLHCVSMQYFKGVVK, encoded by the coding sequence ATGAACATAAAAAGAAGACTCCCTGCAGAGTGGGAAGCCCAAGATGCGGTACAGCTCACACTCCCTCATGCAGATACAGACTGGGCTGATGATATGGAAAATGTCAAAGCCTGTTTTCAGAAAATAGCTTACGAAATCAGTTCAAGACAAAAACTGATTGCGGTTTGTACAGATTTAGATGAAGCGAAAGAATGGCTTAAAGAATGCCCACAAGAAAATATTATCTATCAGCACATTCCGTCAAATGATAGTTGGGCTAGAGATCATGGAGCTATTACTATTCAAGAAAATGGAGAACTTAAACTCCTAGATTTCACATTTAATGGCTGGGGACTCAAGTTTGCTTCCGATAAAGACAACCAAATTAGTCAACAGCTTTTGGATAATGGAGTTTTCAATGTCCCGATGCACACTACAGGATTTGTATTGGAAGGTGGAGGAATAGAATCTGACGGAGAAGACACCCTAATGACCACAGCCCACTGTATTTATTCCTACAATAGAAATGCTGGAAAAACAGAAGAAGAAATTCTTTCTATGATGAAAGAATACTTTGGCTCTGAGCAAATATTAGTTTTAGAAAACGGTTATTTGGCAGGAGACGACACAGACTCTCACATAGACACCTTAGCCCGTTTCTGCCCCAATAACACCATAGCCTATGTACAATGTACTGACGAAACAGATGAACATTTTGAGGCATTACAAAAAATGGAAGCTGAACTGAAAACATTCAAAAACTTGAATGGAGAAGCTTACCGATTGGTTGCTTTGCCTATGGCTCCTAAAAGATTTAAACCTGAAGAAGGCTACCGATTACCTTCTACCTATGCCAATTTCCTTATTATAAATGGAGCTGTACTCTTGCCTGTTTATGGAGATGAGGAACTTGACCAAAAAGCAATAACTGCTTTGGAAGATTGTTTTCCTGAACATGAAATTGTGGCGATCAACTGCGAAGCACTTATCAGACAGCACGGATCATTGCACTGTGTAAGTATGCAGTATTTTAAGGGAGTTGTAAAATAG
- a CDS encoding LuxE/PaaK family acyltransferase, protein MRFQERIKEYIFSISTEEEFESCALEVFKFQAEHNKVYSDYLKYLKVDPLSVQSISEIPFLPIRFFKSQEVVSTVEPTQVIFRSSGTTGSITSKHLVSDPVFYQKASKYIFESFYGDLKDFEILALLPSYLERGNSSLVYMVEHFLPYSGEYSGFYLDNVKELQQRLEYLLSNSNKKILLIGVTFALLDLAEEMKISLDDRVIVMETGGMKGRRKEMLRSEVHEVLQNAWDLRNVHSEYGMTELLSQAYSKGNEVFDLPPWMRIRFREINDPFSFWDGNTKMRSGGINVIDLANVDSCSFIETQDIGQPVGIKSFKVLGRFDNSDIRGCNLLVN, encoded by the coding sequence ATGAGATTTCAAGAGCGTATAAAGGAATATATTTTTAGCATTTCAACAGAGGAAGAATTTGAGAGCTGTGCCTTAGAAGTTTTTAAATTTCAAGCAGAACATAATAAGGTTTATAGTGATTATCTGAAATATCTTAAAGTTGATCCTTTGAGCGTTCAATCTATTTCTGAGATACCTTTTTTGCCTATCCGATTTTTCAAAAGTCAGGAAGTAGTTTCTACAGTTGAACCCACTCAAGTCATTTTTAGGAGTAGTGGAACAACAGGGAGTATAACAAGTAAGCATTTGGTTTCTGATCCTGTATTTTATCAGAAAGCATCGAAATATATTTTTGAATCTTTTTATGGAGATTTGAAGGATTTTGAGATTTTAGCTCTTTTACCTTCATATTTAGAAAGAGGCAACTCTTCGCTAGTTTATATGGTAGAGCATTTTCTTCCTTATTCGGGAGAGTACTCGGGCTTTTATCTAGATAATGTAAAAGAATTACAACAACGATTAGAATACTTACTTTCAAATAGTAATAAGAAAATCCTCTTGATTGGAGTAACTTTTGCTTTATTGGATTTGGCTGAAGAAATGAAAATCAGTCTTGATGATCGAGTAATTGTGATGGAAACTGGAGGAATGAAAGGTCGAAGAAAGGAAATGCTTCGATCTGAAGTTCATGAAGTTTTACAAAATGCTTGGGACTTACGTAATGTTCACTCTGAATATGGCATGACTGAATTACTTTCTCAGGCCTATTCGAAAGGTAATGAAGTGTTTGACCTGCCTCCTTGGATGCGTATTAGATTTAGAGAAATCAATGACCCCTTCAGCTTTTGGGATGGAAATACGAAGATGAGAAGTGGTGGAATTAATGTAATCGACCTAGCAAACGTAGATAGTTGTTCTTTTATTGAGACGCAAGATATTGGTCAACCAGTTGGAATTAAGAGCTTTAAAGTTTTGGGTAGATTCGATAATTCAGATATTAGAGGGTGCAACTTATTGGTAAATTAA
- the gldF gene encoding gliding motility-associated ABC transporter permease subunit GldF, protein MIQIFRKELSTYFSSLIAYVVMVVFLVTMGLFCWVFPQTSILGSAYANLDPLFSISPYIFMFLIPAITMRSFAEEKKAGTMELLFTRPLADFHIILGKYWAALILVLFALLPTLIYYYTVYQLGMPQGNLDTAAIIGSYIGLVFLSATFTAIGIFSSAITNNQIIAFLLAVFACFAIYDGISSLASINIWSGYSYTISQWGIDHHYQSVSKGLIDSRNILYFLSVITVMLSLTALTLGSRKWEK, encoded by the coding sequence GTGATTCAAATCTTTCGAAAAGAATTAAGTACATATTTTAGCTCTTTGATCGCCTATGTGGTTATGGTCGTATTTTTAGTGACTATGGGCTTATTTTGTTGGGTATTTCCTCAAACAAGTATTCTAGGGTCTGCTTATGCCAATCTTGACCCGCTGTTTTCTATTTCTCCTTATATTTTCATGTTTCTTATTCCTGCCATCACCATGCGCTCATTTGCAGAAGAGAAAAAAGCAGGAACTATGGAGTTACTTTTCACTCGTCCGTTGGCAGATTTCCATATCATTTTAGGAAAATATTGGGCTGCGCTTATCCTTGTACTTTTTGCCTTACTTCCTACACTGATCTACTACTACACAGTTTATCAATTAGGGATGCCACAAGGAAATTTAGACACGGCAGCCATCATCGGCTCTTACATCGGACTTGTTTTTCTATCTGCAACTTTTACAGCTATCGGAATATTCTCGTCAGCAATTACCAACAATCAAATCATCGCCTTTCTTTTGGCTGTATTTGCTTGTTTTGCCATTTATGACGGGATTTCTTCTTTAGCATCTATCAATATATGGTCTGGCTACTCCTACACAATCAGCCAATGGGGTATCGACCACCATTACCAATCAGTCAGTAAAGGACTGATTGATTCACGTAACATCCTATATTTCTTGAGTGTAATCACAGTGATGCTTTCACTTACTGCCCTTACACTTGGTAGTAGAAAATGGGAAAAATAG
- a CDS encoding DUF1697 domain-containing protein: MKTHIAILRGINVGGKRKILMADLKLLFQDLGFADIETYIQSGNVVFKAPTSDKLEHLIKKAIQEKYGFEVPTIVRSLNEWEKSISTNPFLSSENEGIERMHLTFLKETPKQENIELAEAFERGNDQLSIVGKDVFLLLEGKYSQSKLSNQFFEKKLKVEATTRNWKTVKKLLEIASKN; this comes from the coding sequence ATGAAAACTCATATTGCTATTCTCAGAGGAATTAATGTTGGTGGAAAAAGAAAAATATTGATGGCTGACTTAAAGCTCCTCTTCCAAGACTTAGGATTTGCAGACATCGAGACTTATATCCAAAGTGGGAATGTCGTTTTTAAAGCCCCAACATCAGACAAATTAGAACATCTAATAAAGAAAGCTATTCAAGAAAAATACGGCTTTGAAGTTCCTACCATTGTTCGTAGTCTGAATGAATGGGAAAAAAGCATTTCAACAAATCCATTTTTATCTTCAGAAAATGAAGGTATCGAGCGTATGCATCTTACTTTCTTGAAAGAAACTCCAAAACAAGAAAATATCGAACTAGCTGAAGCTTTTGAAAGAGGGAATGACCAACTCAGTATTGTTGGTAAAGATGTTTTCTTACTTCTCGAAGGCAAATACAGTCAGAGCAAGTTGAGCAATCAGTTCTTTGAAAAGAAGCTAAAAGTAGAAGCCACTACTCGTAATTGGAAGACCGTTAAAAAACTATTAGAAATTGCCTCAAAAAATTAA
- a CDS encoding MBL fold metallo-hydrolase: MKFQHFRNATLVIEAGDKVILVDPMLGDKGTQPTFTLFRFKAQKNPIVPLPENCFPVLERVTHCLITHQHPDHIDKAAEEWLIRKNIPVICSEKDEKHFRKKGLAVSQVIKYWETADFLGGSIMGIPATHGYGFVAKPMGNVMGYFIELPDQPSIYISADTVYTPDVDKALREFQPDITVAACGTAQLDLFKPLLMTPDEIVKFIQNSPKKVICNHMEAVNHCPTTRAKLKARLEKEGLLDKVYIPEDGDTFEVTF, encoded by the coding sequence ATGAAATTCCAACACTTCAGAAATGCAACGCTCGTTATAGAAGCGGGAGATAAAGTTATTTTGGTAGATCCTATGCTTGGAGATAAGGGGACTCAGCCTACTTTTACTTTATTCAGATTTAAGGCTCAGAAAAATCCAATAGTACCGCTTCCTGAAAACTGCTTTCCCGTTTTGGAGCGGGTGACACACTGTTTGATTACGCATCAGCATCCAGATCATATTGATAAGGCAGCAGAAGAATGGCTCATCCGAAAGAATATTCCTGTGATCTGTTCTGAAAAAGATGAGAAACATTTTAGGAAGAAAGGTTTGGCTGTTTCTCAAGTGATCAAGTATTGGGAAACTGCGGATTTCTTAGGTGGTTCAATTATGGGTATTCCAGCTACGCACGGTTATGGTTTTGTGGCAAAGCCAATGGGAAATGTGATGGGCTATTTTATAGAACTTCCTGATCAGCCATCAATTTACATCAGTGCAGATACTGTTTATACGCCAGATGTGGATAAGGCTTTAAGAGAGTTTCAGCCCGATATTACAGTGGCAGCTTGTGGAACGGCTCAGTTAGATCTTTTCAAACCTCTTTTAATGACGCCAGATGAGATTGTGAAGTTTATCCAAAACTCACCTAAGAAAGTGATCTGTAATCATATGGAAGCCGTAAATCACTGTCCTACCACAAGAGCAAAGCTTAAAGCTCGATTGGAAAAAGAAGGCCTTTTAGATAAGGTGTATATTCCAGAGGATGGAGATACTTTTGAAGTGACTTTTTAG